The following coding sequences lie in one Sedimentibacter sp. MB35-C1 genomic window:
- the trmL gene encoding tRNA (uridine(34)/cytosine(34)/5-carboxymethylaminomethyluridine(34)-2'-O)-methyltransferase TrmL, with the protein MALNIVLFEPEIPQNTGNIARTCAATGSNLHLIKPLGFSVSDKYLKRAGLDYWDLVNITYYDNFEEFKESIGNKPVFISTTKESRFYTDVVYEDECYIMFGKETKGLPDYIHEEYINTRIKIPMIDNVHARSLNLSNSVNIVMYEALRQLGFYDMI; encoded by the coding sequence ATGGCATTAAACATTGTATTGTTTGAACCGGAAATACCACAGAACACAGGAAATATTGCAAGGACATGTGCAGCTACCGGCTCTAACCTTCATTTAATAAAACCTCTTGGTTTTTCAGTAAGCGATAAATATTTAAAGAGGGCGGGTCTTGATTATTGGGATCTTGTAAATATTACTTATTATGATAATTTTGAAGAGTTTAAAGAATCAATAGGCAATAAACCTGTTTTTATTTCAACTACAAAGGAAAGCAGATTTTATACAGACGTTGTGTACGAGGATGAATGCTACATTATGTTTGGAAAAGAAACAAAAGGCCTTCCGGATTATATACACGAGGAATATATTAATACAAGAATAAAAATACCGATGATAGATAATGTACATGCAAGATCGTTGAATTTGTCAAATTCTGTAAATATTGTAATGTACGAAGCC
- the nth gene encoding endonuclease III, producing MTKADKVYELLKEDYPFASCGLNYKTPFQLLVSTMLSAQATDKSVNALTENLYKEYPDLDSFLKLSQEEIAEKIKKIGLYKNKSKSIYNMCRELRDKHNSQVPQNMEDLMSLPGVGRKTASVVLVEAFNIPAFPVDTHVFRLTRRIGLASGSTPDKVSDEMMKKLPKYKWHLMHHLLITHGRNLCIAQNPKCESCSLKGLCNFYKETKKLNSKT from the coding sequence ATGACAAAAGCAGATAAGGTTTATGAATTGTTAAAAGAAGACTACCCTTTTGCAAGCTGTGGATTGAACTATAAAACGCCGTTTCAGCTGCTTGTATCTACAATGCTTAGCGCGCAGGCAACTGACAAAAGCGTTAATGCATTGACTGAAAATTTATACAAGGAATATCCGGATTTAGATTCTTTTCTTAAGCTTAGTCAAGAAGAAATAGCCGAAAAAATAAAGAAAATCGGCCTGTACAAAAATAAATCAAAAAGTATCTATAACATGTGCCGTGAACTGAGGGACAAGCATAATAGTCAGGTGCCTCAAAATATGGAAGATTTGATGTCTTTGCCGGGTGTTGGAAGAAAGACGGCGTCGGTGGTGCTTGTTGAAGCGTTCAATATACCTGCTTTTCCAGTTGACACTCATGTATTCAGACTTACAAGGCGAATAGGACTGGCATCAGGTTCTACACCTGACAAAGTATCTGATGAGATGATGAAAAAGCTTCCAAAGTATAAGTGGCATTTAATGCACCACCTGCTAATTACCCACGGAAGGAACTTATGCATTGCTCAAAATCCGAAATGTGAGAGTTGCAGCTTGAAAGGCTTATGCAATTTTTATAAAGAAACAAAAAAACTAAATAGCAAGACGTGA
- a CDS encoding DUF503 domain-containing protein: MIVGTCEIELIIYEANSLKEKRHVIKSIIERIKSRFNASAAEIDYNDLWNRSVIGVAVVSNKKALCESMLLKIIDFIDNDNRVEIINRYMEVN, from the coding sequence ATGATAGTAGGTACATGTGAAATAGAATTGATAATTTACGAAGCTAACTCTCTTAAGGAAAAAAGACATGTTATCAAGAGCATTATTGAAAGAATTAAATCAAGATTTAACGCATCCGCTGCAGAAATTGATTATAATGATTTATGGAACAGATCAGTAATCGGCGTTGCGGTCGTTTCTAATAAAAAGGCTTTATGTGAGTCCATGCTTTTAAAAATAATTGATTTTATAGATAACGATAATAGAGTAGAGATTATAAACCGTTATATGGAGGTTAACTGA